The DNA window TCTCACAGGGAAACCAGAGGAGAAGCTCAAAGAAAAAGGTGAagattttaaacaaacacacaaatactcaaaGCAGCTTTTTGGATTTAAGttgagtttttttaatttatttttttttccccagcgaagaaaaataaaccaaagtTGTTGAATAAATTTGACAAGACGATTAAAGCGGAAATTGACGCTGCGGAGAAGCTCCGCAGGAAGGTAAATATTTCCGATGTTCATTTAATTCTGATCCAGATGTTTGAGCTAAAGAAGCTTCTTTCCTTCAGGGGAAGCTGGAAGAAGCTCTGAGAGCGTTCGAGTCGCTGGTGCAGCAGAATCCTCAGAGCCCCCGAGCTCGCTACGGGAGAGCCCAGGTACTACGGGTACTAGTACGCAGAGTACTACGCAGAGTACTACGCAGAGGACTTGTGAACAGCCCCCCGGTGTCTGCAGGTGGAGGACGACCTGGCTGAGAAGCTGCGTAGTAACGACATGCTGCAGAAAGCCATCAACAGCTACAGAGAAGCCGCCGAGCTCCCCGacgcgacctctgacctcctgagGGCGGCGCTGAAGAGGCGCGCGGAGCGACAGCAGTTCCTGGGTGAGACTGAGCGCTGCGAGCGCCGCTGCTGGTACTGGTATACGCTGTAACGTGCCTCCTCCGTCAGGTCGCGTCCGCGGCTCGCTGGCCACGCTGGAGAAGATGGTGCAGATCTTTCCGGAGGACATCGGCCTGAAGAACGAAATGGGCGTTGCTCACCTGTTGCTAGGCGACAACAAGGGCGCCGGGAGGGTCTTCGGGGAGGTAGGCGCGCGCGCTCGCGTTCACCGGTTGAGGCGTTGCCCCGCGCTCGTCTCTGATTGGTCGTCCGTCTGCCTGCAGGTCCTGGCGGTTGCCCCTAGCAACGGCTTCGCCAAAGTTCACTACGGCTTCATCTTGAAGTCAGAGAACAGGATCGCAGAGAGCATTCCGTACCTGAAGGTGTTACACGGGTCTATAGCACGTAGAATGTAGAATGCATACGCACGCCGTCGCTGAGCGCTGTGGTCGCTTCCTGTCCTCCAGGACGGGATCGAGTCGGGGGAACCGGGGACGGATGACGGCAGATTCTATTTCCACCTCGGAGACGCGCTGCAGAGGGTCGGAGACGAGAGCGTGAGTACCGTTGTGTTCCTGATCTAGTTAATCAATACCGAGTAACGTTCTAGACAAATGAAatcatttaatataataaagtCACGTTGTCTTTGTTGTACATTAAATCCTATATAGCAAACTTATTgagataaatgtaaaatatttcattcagaCGTGAGCTTGTtactgtgtctgtttgtactgGTAtcgttttattgttattttggcCATTTAGACGTAAATAAACACTATAGAACATAAATGGTTCCTAACGGTTCTGCTTTGAATGTCACATTTCATGGACGAGTTCTTGGTGCTAAATGTCCTCAGGCTTACAGCTGGTACGAGTTGGGTCACCGGCGAGGTCACTTTGCGTCGGTGTGGCAGCGCTCCCTCTACAACGTGGACGGGCTGAAGGCTCAGCCGTGGTGGACGGCCaaggagacggggtacaccgaCCTGGTCCGGGTGAGACCCCACAGAGACCTTTGAAGGACTCCATGCGTTGTGAGGAAGACGCAGCAGTGAGCTTGTCTCTGTCCAGACGTTGGAGAGGAACTGGAAGACGATCCGGGACGAGGCTTTGGCCGTGATGGACCAGAAGACGGGCTCCTTCGTTCCTGAGGAGGAGAAcctgagggagagaggagagtgggGCCAGTACACGCTGTGGCAACAAGGCACGACGACACGTTCACTCGTTCATCTGGTCCTTCTGAGCTCCTCCACAACATCTGGACCAAGAGATGTTCCTCTaatgtggtttgtgtgtttccaggaAAGAAAGTGGGGAACGCGTGCAGGGACGTCCCGAAGACCTGCTCACTGCTGGAGAAGCACTCTGAGGCTACAGGCTGCAAGAGAggacaggtacacacacacacacacgcacacacacagacgcacacacagacacacacacactcttaaaaTAGACGTGATCAGATTTTTagtaaaaacaagaaataagaaataatctggttgtctgtgtgtgtgtgtgtctgtgtgtgtgtgtgtgtgtgtgtgtgtgtgtgtgtgtgtgtgtgtgtgtgtgtgtgtgtgtgtgtcctcagatcAAGTTCTCGGTGATGCACCCGGGGACACACGTGTGGCCTCACACTGGTCCCACTAACTGCCGACTCAGGATGCATCTCGGCCTCGTCGTCCCCAAACGCGGCTGCAAGATCCGCTGCACCGACCAGACCAGGTACGCTCTTCACCCTCGTCATCGCTCGTAGCCGCTCGCTCTCTGAGTTGCTGATGGTTGaacgaatccccccccccgcccccacaggGAGTGGGAGGAGGGCCGCGTCCTGATCTTCGATGACTCCTTCGAGCACGAGGTGTGGCAGGAGGCCGCCAGCTACCGGCTCATCTTCATCGTGGACGTGTGGCACCCGGAGCTCACGGCCCCCCAGCGCCACAGCCTGAGCGCCATCTAGAGGGGAGcgccggccaatcagagcgcacgcttctcattctgctgctgccgccgagCAGGAGATCACTTCCTGTGACGAGCTCTGTGTGAAGGAGCGAAGCGCCGGACTGAAGGAGACCAAAACGTTACTACTGGACTTTACAagccgcctcacacaca is part of the Gasterosteus aculeatus chromosome 21, fGasAcu3.hap1.1, whole genome shotgun sequence genome and encodes:
- the unm_hu7910 gene encoding aspartyl/asparaginyl beta-hydroxylase isoform X17, producing MQRYRHYGTSFPPEPSPAPVEEISAEEEVYTEEEVYTEEEVYGEEAEPLIQEEAEPVVQQTGVKEEEASQTKEEVQPIVQETGRKEGKTAVESKNGKSSERGGGEGGGGTGTKYSMFTWFVVLALLGVWSSVAVVYFEVVDYDSVMARAKQFRMNFSEVLQGKLTAYDTDGDGDFDVEDAKVLLGLKAAEKPRVGDSPEERAESSPSSAPDEDDEDEAAAPPLVEDDFVPDDLRDLHPEEDRTEAIDTTGVLLAERRPEESPAESGRYLTSSKFSRQSEVEAENPSEPVEPQSDSPQEAEGKPEEKLKEKAKKNKPKLLNKFDKTIKAEIDAAEKLRRKGKLEEALRAFESLVQQNPQSPRARYGRAQVEDDLAEKLRSNDMLQKAINSYREAAELPDATSDLLRAALKRRAERQQFLGRVRGSLATLEKMVQIFPEDIGLKNEMGVAHLLLGDNKGAGRVFGEVLAVAPSNGFAKVHYGFILKSENRIAESIPYLKDGIESGEPGTDDGRFYFHLGDALQRVGDESAYSWYELGHRRGHFASVWQRSLYNVDGLKAQPWWTAKETGYTDLVRTLERNWKTIRDEALAVMDQKTGSFVPEEENLRERGEWGQYTLWQQGKKVGNACRDVPKTCSLLEKHSEATGCKRGQIKFSVMHPGTHVWPHTGPTNCRLRMHLGLVVPKRGCKIRCTDQTREWEEGRVLIFDDSFEHEVWQEAASYRLIFIVDVWHPELTAPQRHSLSAI
- the unm_hu7910 gene encoding aspartyl/asparaginyl beta-hydroxylase isoform X15 gives rise to the protein MQRYRHYGTSFPPEPSPAPVEEISAEEEVYTEEEVYTEEEVYGEEAEPLIQEEAEPVVQQTGVKEEEASQTKEEVQPIVQETGRKGRDLFPPEAPQHTFEGFSCCSTVNKSLHAIKDLVHTEASCEVKEGKTAVESKNGKSSERGGGEGGGGTGTKYSMFTWFVVLALLGVWSSVAVVYFEVVDYDSVMGKLTAYDTDGDGDFDVEDAKVLLGLKAAEKPRVGDSPEERAESSPSSAPDEDDEDEAAAPPLVEDDFVPDDLRDLHPEEDRTEAIDTTGVLLAERRPEESPAESGRYLTSSKFSRQSEVEAENPSEPVEPQSDSPQEAEGKPEEKLKEKAKKNKPKLLNKFDKTIKAEIDAAEKLRRKGKLEEALRAFESLVQQNPQSPRARYGRAQVEDDLAEKLRSNDMLQKAINSYREAAELPDATSDLLRAALKRRAERQQFLGRVRGSLATLEKMVQIFPEDIGLKNEMGVAHLLLGDNKGAGRVFGEVLAVAPSNGFAKVHYGFILKSENRIAESIPYLKDGIESGEPGTDDGRFYFHLGDALQRVGDESAYSWYELGHRRGHFASVWQRSLYNVDGLKAQPWWTAKETGYTDLVRTLERNWKTIRDEALAVMDQKTGSFVPEEENLRERGEWGQYTLWQQGKKVGNACRDVPKTCSLLEKHSEATGCKRGQIKFSVMHPGTHVWPHTGPTNCRLRMHLGLVVPKRGCKIRCTDQTREWEEGRVLIFDDSFEHEVWQEAASYRLIFIVDVWHPELTAPQRHSLSAI
- the unm_hu7910 gene encoding aspartyl/asparaginyl beta-hydroxylase isoform X19; translated protein: MAQRKTPRAQPRREGKTAVESKNGKSSERGGGEGGGGTGTKYSMFTWFVVLALLGVWSSVAVVYFEVVDYDSVMARAKQFRMNFSEVLQGKLTAYDTDGDGDFDVEDAKVLLGLKAAEKPRVGDSPEERAESSPSSAPDEDDEDEAAAPPLVEDDFVPDDLRDLHPEEDRTEAIDTTGAESGRYLTSSKFSRQSEVEAENPSEPVEPQSDSPQEAEGKPEEKLKEKAKKNKPKLLNKFDKTIKAEIDAAEKLRRKGKLEEALRAFESLVQQNPQSPRARYGRAQVEDDLAEKLRSNDMLQKAINSYREAAELPDATSDLLRAALKRRAERQQFLGRVRGSLATLEKMVQIFPEDIGLKNEMGVAHLLLGDNKGAGRVFGEVLAVAPSNGFAKVHYGFILKSENRIAESIPYLKDGIESGEPGTDDGRFYFHLGDALQRVGDESAYSWYELGHRRGHFASVWQRSLYNVDGLKAQPWWTAKETGYTDLVRTLERNWKTIRDEALAVMDQKTGSFVPEEENLRERGEWGQYTLWQQGKKVGNACRDVPKTCSLLEKHSEATGCKRGQIKFSVMHPGTHVWPHTGPTNCRLRMHLGLVVPKRGCKIRCTDQTREWEEGRVLIFDDSFEHEVWQEAASYRLIFIVDVWHPELTAPQRHSLSAI
- the unm_hu7910 gene encoding aspartyl/asparaginyl beta-hydroxylase isoform X16, with translation MQRYRHYGTSFPPEPSPAPVEEISAEEEVYTEEEVYTEEEVYGEEAEPLIQEEAEPVVQQTGVKEEEASQTKEEVQPIVQETGRKGRDLFPPEAPQHTFEGFSCCSTVNKSLHAIKDLVHTEASCEVKEGKTAVESKNGKSSERGGGEGGGGTGTKYSMFTWFVVLALLGVWSSVAVVYFEVVDYDSVMGKLTAYDTDGDGDFDVEDAKVLLGLKAAEKPRVGDSPEERAESSPSSAPDEDDEDEAAAPPLVEDDFVPDDLRDLHPEEDRTEAIDTTGAESGRYLTSSKFSRQSEVEAENPSEPVEPQSDSPQEAEGKPEEKLKEKAKKNKPKLLNKFDKTIKAEIDAAEKLRRKGKLEEALRAFESLVQQNPQSPRARYGRAQVEDDLAEKLRSNDMLQKAINSYREAAELPDATSDLLRAALKRRAERQQFLGRVRGSLATLEKMVQIFPEDIGLKNEMGVAHLLLGDNKGAGRVFGEVLAVAPSNGFAKVHYGFILKSENRIAESIPYLKDGIESGEPGTDDGRFYFHLGDALQRVGDESAYSWYELGHRRGHFASVWQRSLYNVDGLKAQPWWTAKETGYTDLVRTLERNWKTIRDEALAVMDQKTGSFVPEEENLRERGEWGQYTLWQQGKKVGNACRDVPKTCSLLEKHSEATGCKRGQIKFSVMHPGTHVWPHTGPTNCRLRMHLGLVVPKRGCKIRCTDQTREWEEGRVLIFDDSFEHEVWQEAASYRLIFIVDVWHPELTAPQRHSLSAI
- the unm_hu7910 gene encoding aspartyl/asparaginyl beta-hydroxylase isoform X18, which produces MAQRKTPRAQPRREGKTAVESKNGKSSERGGGEGGGGTGTKYSMFTWFVVLALLGVWSSVAVVYFEVVDYDSVMARAKQFRMNFSEVLQGKLTAYDTDGDGDFDVEDAKVLLGLKAAEKPRVGDSPEERAESSPSSAPDEDDEDEAAAPPLVEDDFVPDDLRDLHPEEDRTEAIDTTGVLLAERRPEESPAESGRYLTSSKFSRQSEVEAENPSEPVEPQSDSPQEAEGKPEEKLKEKAKKNKPKLLNKFDKTIKAEIDAAEKLRRKGKLEEALRAFESLVQQNPQSPRARYGRAQVEDDLAEKLRSNDMLQKAINSYREAAELPDATSDLLRAALKRRAERQQFLGRVRGSLATLEKMVQIFPEDIGLKNEMGVAHLLLGDNKGAGRVFGEVLAVAPSNGFAKVHYGFILKSENRIAESIPYLKDGIESGEPGTDDGRFYFHLGDALQRVGDESAYSWYELGHRRGHFASVWQRSLYNVDGLKAQPWWTAKETGYTDLVRTLERNWKTIRDEALAVMDQKTGSFVPEEENLRERGEWGQYTLWQQGKKVGNACRDVPKTCSLLEKHSEATGCKRGQIKFSVMHPGTHVWPHTGPTNCRLRMHLGLVVPKRGCKIRCTDQTREWEEGRVLIFDDSFEHEVWQEAASYRLIFIVDVWHPELTAPQRHSLSAI
- the unm_hu7910 gene encoding aspartyl/asparaginyl beta-hydroxylase isoform X20 — translated: MAQRKTPRAQPRREGKTAVESKNGKSSERGGGEGGGGTGTKYSMFTWFVVLALLGVWSSVAVVYFEVVDYDSVMGKLTAYDTDGDGDFDVEDAKVLLGLKAAEKPRVGDSPEERAESSPSSAPDEDDEDEAAAPPLVEDDFVPDDLRDLHPEEDRTEAIDTTGVLLAERRPEESPAESGRYLTSSKFSRQSEVEAENPSEPVEPQSDSPQEAEGKPEEKLKEKAKKNKPKLLNKFDKTIKAEIDAAEKLRRKGKLEEALRAFESLVQQNPQSPRARYGRAQVEDDLAEKLRSNDMLQKAINSYREAAELPDATSDLLRAALKRRAERQQFLGRVRGSLATLEKMVQIFPEDIGLKNEMGVAHLLLGDNKGAGRVFGEVLAVAPSNGFAKVHYGFILKSENRIAESIPYLKDGIESGEPGTDDGRFYFHLGDALQRVGDESAYSWYELGHRRGHFASVWQRSLYNVDGLKAQPWWTAKETGYTDLVRTLERNWKTIRDEALAVMDQKTGSFVPEEENLRERGEWGQYTLWQQGKKVGNACRDVPKTCSLLEKHSEATGCKRGQIKFSVMHPGTHVWPHTGPTNCRLRMHLGLVVPKRGCKIRCTDQTREWEEGRVLIFDDSFEHEVWQEAASYRLIFIVDVWHPELTAPQRHSLSAI
- the unm_hu7910 gene encoding aspartyl/asparaginyl beta-hydroxylase isoform X14, giving the protein MQRYRHYGTSFPPEPSPAPVEEISAEEEVYTEEEVYTEEEVYGEEAEPLIQEEAEPVVQQTGVKEEEASQTKEEVQPIVQETGRKGRDLFPPEAPQHTFEGFSCCSTVNKSLHAIKDLVHTEASCEVKEGKTAVESKNGKSSERGGGEGGGGTGTKYSMFTWFVVLALLGVWSSVAVVYFEVVDYDSVMARAKQFRMNFSEVLQGKLTAYDTDGDGDFDVEDAKVLLGLKAAEKPRVGDSPEERAESSPSSAPDEDDEDEAAAPPLVEDDFVPDDLRDLHPEEDRTEAIDTTGVLLAERRPEESPAESGRYLTSSKFSRQSEVEAENPSEPVEPQSDSPQEAEGKPEEKLKEKAKKNKPKLLNKFDKTIKAEIDAAEKLRRKGKLEEALRAFESLVQQNPQSPRARYGRAQVEDDLAEKLRSNDMLQKAINSYREAAELPDATSDLLRAALKRRAERQQFLGRVRGSLATLEKMVQIFPEDIGLKNEMGVAHLLLGDNKGAGRVFGEVLAVAPSNGFAKVHYGFILKSENRIAESIPYLKDGIESGEPGTDDGRFYFHLGDALQRVGDESAYSWYELGHRRGHFASVWQRSLYNVDGLKAQPWWTAKETGYTDLVRTLERNWKTIRDEALAVMDQKTGSFVPEEENLRERGEWGQYTLWQQGKKVGNACRDVPKTCSLLEKHSEATGCKRGQIKFSVMHPGTHVWPHTGPTNCRLRMHLGLVVPKRGCKIRCTDQTREWEEGRVLIFDDSFEHEVWQEAASYRLIFIVDVWHPELTAPQRHSLSAI
- the unm_hu7910 gene encoding aspartyl/asparaginyl beta-hydroxylase isoform X21 → MAQRKTPRAQPRREGKTAVESKNGKSSERGGGEGGGGTGTKYSMFTWFVVLALLGVWSSVAVVYFEVVDYDSVMGKLTAYDTDGDGDFDVEDAKVLLGLKAAEKPRVGDSPEERAESSPSSAPDEDDEDEAAAPPLVEDDFVPDDLRDLHPEEDRTEAIDTTGAESGRYLTSSKFSRQSEVEAENPSEPVEPQSDSPQEAEGKPEEKLKEKAKKNKPKLLNKFDKTIKAEIDAAEKLRRKGKLEEALRAFESLVQQNPQSPRARYGRAQVEDDLAEKLRSNDMLQKAINSYREAAELPDATSDLLRAALKRRAERQQFLGRVRGSLATLEKMVQIFPEDIGLKNEMGVAHLLLGDNKGAGRVFGEVLAVAPSNGFAKVHYGFILKSENRIAESIPYLKDGIESGEPGTDDGRFYFHLGDALQRVGDESAYSWYELGHRRGHFASVWQRSLYNVDGLKAQPWWTAKETGYTDLVRTLERNWKTIRDEALAVMDQKTGSFVPEEENLRERGEWGQYTLWQQGKKVGNACRDVPKTCSLLEKHSEATGCKRGQIKFSVMHPGTHVWPHTGPTNCRLRMHLGLVVPKRGCKIRCTDQTREWEEGRVLIFDDSFEHEVWQEAASYRLIFIVDVWHPELTAPQRHSLSAI